One segment of Micromonospora parathelypteridis DNA contains the following:
- a CDS encoding phospholipase, translating to MHEHAYGPSETGSVVLDLGGDTGALIVYTGRDLHGREIEISRGDDRRVHSAVRERRVQDGSFHSAVYPDLPAGIYTVWWDESTPAGTVSVHGGGIAEFAWPSSGFGVVG from the coding sequence ATGCACGAGCACGCGTACGGGCCGTCGGAGACCGGGAGCGTCGTCCTCGATCTGGGCGGCGACACCGGTGCCCTGATCGTCTACACCGGCCGGGATCTGCACGGTCGGGAAATTGAGATCAGCCGGGGCGATGACCGGCGGGTCCACTCGGCGGTGCGTGAGCGCCGGGTGCAGGACGGCTCGTTCCACAGTGCGGTCTATCCGGATCTGCCCGCCGGGATCTATACCGTCTGGTGGGACGAAAGTACTCCTGCCGGGACGGTTTCTGTCCATGGTGGAGGGATTGCCGAGTTTGCCTGGCCCAGCAGCGGTTTCGGGGTCGTTGGCTGA